In a genomic window of Thermoproteus tenax Kra 1:
- a CDS encoding S1C family serine protease, translating to MDYSELVERISRSVVAVLTRVTDIWGFEEGRSFGTAFSAGGGLYITAHHVVSQAESIVLATPDGEVAEAHVVAADPGDDLAVLASDLRAPQLALGSALRLRVGEPVLALGYPLAMLDRPTATLGIVSAVGRSLALGDKTFEFLIQTDAAINPGNSGGPLVNSRGEAVGINTAIIAGAQGIGFAIPIDLASIAIEILRRYGRYVRPAIGVYVAAVNKAMAAVYKLPVEQGLLVLNVAPGSPAEEMGLRRGDIIIEADGDRVSNVFQLRLAIARAFVEGRAPKFKIARGNKRIELP from the coding sequence ATGGACTACTCGGAACTTGTCGAGAGGATCTCAAGGTCGGTCGTCGCGGTTCTCACGAGGGTGACAGACATCTGGGGGTTCGAGGAGGGGCGATCCTTCGGCACGGCGTTTTCAGCGGGCGGCGGGCTGTACATCACGGCGCATCACGTCGTCTCCCAGGCCGAGTCAATAGTTCTGGCCACGCCCGATGGCGAGGTCGCCGAGGCCCACGTCGTCGCCGCCGATCCCGGCGACGATCTGGCCGTACTGGCCTCGGACTTGAGGGCTCCGCAGCTGGCTTTGGGCTCAGCGCTGAGGCTCAGAGTGGGGGAGCCCGTCCTGGCCCTGGGCTATCCCCTGGCTATGTTGGACAGGCCCACGGCCACGTTGGGCATCGTTAGCGCGGTGGGGAGGAGCCTCGCGCTCGGCGACAAGACGTTCGAGTTCCTGATACAGACGGACGCCGCAATAAACCCTGGCAACTCGGGGGGACCCCTAGTCAACTCGAGGGGGGAGGCCGTGGGCATAAATACAGCGATCATAGCGGGGGCCCAGGGGATAGGGTTCGCTATACCTATCGACCTCGCCTCAATCGCCATAGAGATCTTGAGGAGGTACGGCCGCTACGTGAGACCTGCAATAGGCGTCTACGTGGCCGCGGTCAATAAGGCAATGGCGGCCGTCTACAAGCTGCCGGTGGAGCAAGGCCTGTTAGTCTTGAACGTAGCTCCCGGCTCTCCCGCCGAGGAGATGGGGCTCAGGCGAGGCGACATAATAATAGAGGCGGACGGCGATAGAGTCTCCAACGTCTTCCAGCTGAGACTGGCCATCGCGAGGGCGTTCGTTGAGGGCAGAGCTCCAAAGTTTAAGATAGCCAGAGGGAATAAGAGGATCGAGCTGCCCTAG
- a CDS encoding amino acid ABC transporter substrate-binding protein, whose amino-acid sequence MKTSVLIGIIVVVIVVIGLFYALNQGGPSQKSITTTASSATTSTPTQTTTSQCPDEVLIGTPAAISGKYSTEGQYILWGAMAAVNWINDHGGINCSGKMVKVRLIYQDSQSNAQLAASIAENLITQQHVNFLLSPYGSDLAIAVAPVAEKYGVLMAVVGASSDRIFSQGYKYIIGVASPASHYFWSVLDMVKSIDPSAKTVAILYSDDEFDRYVASGARTHAQQLGMQVVVYDPYPPTTQDVTNQVLDVKNAHPDIILVAAHYADGQLVTRTLYQQNVTAKLIAITVAPLVPDYYKALGALAECIVGPSHWEIGVSYTPDLAKQRGLDWFGPTRDEFIQYFRQVAKQMSGKEVDPGYEAAWAAEGVLVLLYGVQKAGSVNPDAVRQALANADFMTFFGEFKMNSTNGLNIAHSMVVTQWQAGQRLVIWPPAVAQNKPFYPSLTWSQKLAGMVCRP is encoded by the coding sequence ATGAAAACTTCTGTACTAATAGGAATTATAGTAGTAGTTATCGTTGTTATTGGATTGTTTTACGCCCTGAACCAAGGCGGTCCTTCACAAAAGTCTATCACGACGACAGCGAGTTCCGCCACTACCTCCACGCCGACTCAGACTACAACTTCTCAGTGTCCCGATGAGGTTTTAATAGGCACGCCGGCCGCAATAAGCGGGAAATATTCTACTGAGGGCCAATATATCTTATGGGGCGCCATGGCGGCGGTGAATTGGATCAACGACCACGGCGGAATCAACTGTAGTGGAAAAATGGTAAAAGTCCGCTTGATATATCAAGATTCACAGTCAAATGCGCAGTTGGCGGCCAGCATAGCGGAAAATTTAATCACGCAACAACACGTGAACTTCCTCCTGAGCCCCTATGGTTCTGATTTGGCCATAGCGGTAGCTCCCGTCGCCGAAAAATACGGTGTCCTCATGGCAGTCGTGGGCGCATCTTCGGATCGCATATTCAGCCAAGGCTATAAGTATATAATCGGCGTGGCTTCGCCCGCGAGCCACTACTTTTGGTCTGTCCTAGACATGGTTAAATCTATAGATCCCTCGGCCAAGACTGTGGCAATACTCTACAGCGATGACGAGTTCGATAGATATGTAGCGTCTGGAGCAAGGACCCACGCACAACAGCTCGGCATGCAGGTGGTGGTCTATGACCCCTATCCTCCTACGACGCAGGATGTGACAAACCAAGTATTAGACGTCAAGAACGCTCATCCGGACATAATACTAGTGGCCGCCCACTATGCCGACGGCCAACTTGTCACGCGGACTTTATATCAACAGAACGTCACTGCGAAGCTCATAGCTATAACCGTGGCCCCGTTGGTTCCCGATTACTACAAGGCCCTCGGCGCTCTGGCGGAGTGTATTGTTGGGCCGTCCCACTGGGAAATTGGGGTCAGCTATACGCCGGATTTGGCGAAACAGAGGGGTTTAGACTGGTTCGGCCCAACCCGCGACGAGTTTATCCAGTACTTCAGACAAGTGGCTAAACAGATGTCGGGCAAGGAGGTTGATCCCGGCTATGAGGCTGCGTGGGCAGCTGAGGGCGTGTTGGTGCTCCTCTATGGCGTTCAGAAAGCAGGTAGCGTGAATCCAGACGCCGTTAGACAGGCCCTTGCTAACGCGGACTTCATGACGTTCTTCGGCGAATTTAAGATGAACTCTACAAACGGGCTGAACATAGCCCACTCGATGGTGGTAACACAGTGGCAGGCCGGGCAGAGGCTTGTGATATGGCCGCCGGCGGTAGCGCAGAACAAGCCGTTCTATCCCTCTTTGACGTGGAGCCAGAAGCTCGCCGGGATGGTCTGTAGGCCGTAA
- a CDS encoding branched-chain amino acid ABC transporter permease has product MRPHIPVAIYASMIALALARPDLSQTIETIAFYMTLGQAVNIFVGLTGYVNFGYAAFLAMGAYGLGVVIAYMPWLGIWTLPLGLALGALLATALAAAVGAVALRLRSAYFAIATIGINEGLKNLIIGANIWGGSAGLVLGYNMFQTYGRETALFLSTTGSAVLVLATGLLAVVATYLLQSGQAGYALAAIRQDEDAAKVMGINPTKYKLIAFSLSAVFSALLGSAAFPLAATQVFPDVVFSVGYILDGLAVAFLGGIGTTTGPIIGGLLYVPIRLLVGQTLPSYQSLITPVMVLLIILLMPRGLVGEVRRRLPGRAKEWLP; this is encoded by the coding sequence ATGAGGCCGCACATCCCAGTGGCCATTTACGCCAGCATGATCGCACTCGCCCTCGCAAGGCCTGACCTATCTCAGACTATTGAGACCATAGCCTTTTATATGACGCTAGGACAAGCCGTCAATATCTTCGTTGGACTGACGGGCTATGTTAACTTCGGCTACGCTGCCTTCCTCGCAATGGGCGCCTACGGTCTGGGGGTGGTGATAGCGTATATGCCTTGGCTCGGTATATGGACGTTGCCTCTGGGGTTGGCGCTCGGAGCTCTTCTGGCTACGGCGTTGGCAGCCGCTGTGGGCGCTGTGGCGCTCAGGCTACGGAGCGCCTATTTCGCGATAGCCACCATAGGCATAAATGAGGGTCTAAAGAATTTAATAATAGGAGCCAATATATGGGGCGGAAGCGCAGGCCTTGTGTTGGGCTACAACATGTTTCAGACGTACGGCCGCGAAACGGCGTTATTCTTGTCTACGACCGGCTCAGCGGTATTAGTATTAGCCACTGGCCTTCTCGCCGTAGTGGCCACCTATCTGCTACAGAGTGGGCAGGCCGGCTACGCGCTCGCGGCCATACGACAAGATGAAGATGCAGCGAAAGTAATGGGGATAAATCCCACTAAGTACAAGCTGATTGCCTTCAGCTTAAGCGCTGTGTTCTCGGCTTTATTGGGCTCGGCCGCGTTCCCCCTGGCGGCCACCCAAGTGTTTCCCGACGTAGTGTTCAGCGTGGGCTATATCTTGGACGGTCTCGCTGTAGCATTCCTAGGAGGCATTGGCACAACCACAGGGCCTATAATAGGCGGACTGCTCTACGTGCCCATCAGGTTGTTAGTGGGACAAACCTTGCCCTCTTACCAATCTCTGATAACACCTGTGATGGTGTTGTTAATAATTCTGCTTATGCCTAGAGGACTAGTGGGCGAAGTTCGTCGGCGTCTGCCTGGGCGGGCCAAGGAGTGGCTGCCATGA
- a CDS encoding proteasome assembly chaperone family protein, whose translation MKLEFKISALPRDRRNSLLLACPEPSLAGVIAVEYVIDLLKMEEIGAIRIPELPPVVAVVNGAAKLPHRIFYNKDAGLLAIRQHMPVPPQIYAEFVGKVLDWAEENKVRDVICLSATAAIGEGESVYFVTEEHLVDRFKSLGLTPLKEATVAGLEGAFLDAVLGRSIDGVLILAESKLLTAVKRLVESGKVASHRDVLMILNDLVGRVGPDVSAAIKLIDAVAKITGVQIDTSNLQEHAQKYAFLVEKNIEAMMQPAQQKREIPLMI comes from the coding sequence ATGAAGCTTGAGTTCAAGATCAGCGCCCTGCCCCGCGACAGGAGGAACAGCCTACTGTTGGCCTGCCCTGAGCCCTCGCTCGCGGGCGTTATCGCCGTCGAGTACGTGATAGACCTCTTGAAGATGGAGGAGATAGGGGCCATAAGAATACCTGAGCTACCGCCTGTAGTAGCCGTAGTGAACGGAGCGGCCAAGCTGCCTCACCGCATTTTCTACAACAAAGACGCCGGGCTTTTGGCGATTAGACAACATATGCCCGTGCCTCCTCAGATCTACGCCGAGTTTGTGGGAAAGGTCTTGGACTGGGCCGAGGAGAACAAAGTGAGAGACGTCATCTGTCTGTCTGCGACTGCGGCCATAGGCGAGGGCGAGTCGGTCTACTTTGTCACAGAGGAGCACCTAGTGGATCGCTTCAAATCGTTGGGGCTAACCCCTCTCAAGGAGGCCACAGTGGCCGGCCTAGAGGGCGCCTTCCTAGATGCCGTGTTGGGGAGATCTATAGACGGAGTCTTGATATTGGCCGAGTCCAAGCTGCTCACGGCTGTCAAAAGGCTCGTTGAAAGCGGCAAAGTGGCAAGCCACAGAGATGTGCTCATGATCTTAAACGACCTAGTGGGCAGAGTGGGACCCGATGTATCCGCCGCCATAAAGCTGATAGATGCAGTGGCCAAGATAACCGGCGTCCAGATTGACACTTCGAATCTGCAGGAGCACGCCCAAAAGTACGCCTTCTTGGTGGAGAAGAACATAGAGGCTATGATGCAGCCCGCGCAACAGAAAAGGGAGATACCGTTGATGATCTAA
- a CDS encoding aldo/keto reductase, whose protein sequence is METKCFKALGCISALGLGTSGLGGGLWQRDEAHDERHLAVLANALAKGIWVIDTSEVYGDGHAEELIGKALSNFGRGERDRIIVITKFWPDKADEDSIISSAKSSARRLGTYIDVFMPHGPTSDLCKTVRAMEKVVDMGLARFWGLSNVKRVDIEGARGCAKKYDIAAVENIFNFINKIDAHEGLSYAQREGILYIAASPLGRGLVLESIKLRRIANALKRTPAQIALRWLMDKEGVVPIPRTSRPERVLEFAETYGWRLPEEYARELDSL, encoded by the coding sequence ATGGAGACCAAATGTTTTAAGGCACTGGGCTGCATATCGGCGTTGGGCCTCGGCACTTCAGGACTAGGCGGAGGACTATGGCAGAGGGATGAGGCGCACGACGAGAGACATCTAGCGGTGTTGGCCAACGCTCTAGCCAAGGGCATTTGGGTCATAGACACCTCGGAGGTCTACGGGGACGGCCACGCCGAGGAGTTGATAGGCAAAGCCCTCTCCAACTTCGGGAGAGGGGAGAGAGATAGGATCATTGTAATCACGAAGTTCTGGCCGGACAAGGCCGACGAGGACTCCATAATAAGCTCGGCCAAGTCCAGCGCGCGCCGCTTGGGGACCTATATCGATGTGTTTATGCCCCACGGCCCCACATCGGACCTCTGCAAAACCGTCAGAGCTATGGAGAAAGTTGTGGACATGGGCTTGGCCAGGTTCTGGGGCCTTAGCAACGTCAAAAGAGTTGATATAGAGGGAGCAAGGGGCTGCGCAAAGAAATACGACATAGCCGCCGTAGAGAACATATTCAACTTCATCAACAAGATAGACGCCCACGAGGGGCTGTCCTACGCCCAGAGGGAGGGAATATTGTATATCGCAGCGAGCCCGCTCGGGAGGGGGTTGGTGCTCGAGAGCATAAAGCTTAGGAGAATAGCGAACGCGCTGAAGAGGACGCCAGCTCAGATAGCCCTCCGCTGGCTTATGGACAAGGAGGGGGTCGTCCCAATACCCAGAACGAGTAGGCCGGAGAGAGTTCTGGAGTTCGCCGAGACGTACGGCTGGAGGTTGCCTGAGGAGTACGCCAGAGAGCTGGACTCCCTCTAA
- a CDS encoding ABC transporter ATP-binding protein — MTLLRVQNVVKRFGGLIALHGVSLEVERGEFVAVVGPNGSGKTTLLNVINGVYKPDNGRVYFEGRDVTDLPAYKRAKLGMSRAFQVPRPFPELTVLENVVVGALFNGGYDLAEAREVAKEVLGYVGLAKKVDEPAGRLTFNEMRLLELARALAGRPKLLMLDEVMAGLNPAEIDSMVKLIKRIVEERNIAALSLVEHRMKAVVQLATRVVVMHQGRIVAEGPPDVALNNPLVVEVYLGRPWRS, encoded by the coding sequence ATGACGCTTCTGAGAGTTCAGAACGTCGTCAAAAGGTTCGGAGGTTTGATCGCTTTACACGGCGTATCGTTGGAGGTCGAGAGAGGCGAGTTTGTGGCCGTAGTGGGGCCCAACGGCTCGGGCAAGACGACGCTCCTCAACGTAATCAACGGCGTTTATAAGCCGGATAATGGGCGAGTGTATTTCGAGGGGCGCGATGTGACCGACCTTCCGGCGTATAAGAGGGCCAAGCTGGGTATGTCGCGCGCATTTCAAGTGCCGCGCCCCTTCCCAGAGCTCACCGTTCTGGAGAACGTTGTAGTTGGCGCCCTATTCAATGGCGGATATGACCTAGCGGAGGCCAGAGAGGTGGCCAAGGAGGTACTAGGGTATGTGGGGCTGGCTAAGAAGGTAGACGAGCCCGCCGGAAGACTCACGTTCAACGAGATGAGACTCTTAGAACTCGCAAGGGCGCTCGCGGGCAGACCCAAACTGTTGATGTTAGATGAAGTAATGGCCGGGCTCAACCCGGCCGAGATAGACTCAATGGTAAAATTGATCAAGAGGATAGTCGAAGAGAGAAACATAGCGGCTTTGTCTCTAGTTGAGCACAGAATGAAAGCCGTAGTGCAATTAGCCACAAGGGTAGTGGTTATGCACCAAGGGAGGATAGTAGCAGAGGGGCCTCCCGATGTGGCTCTCAACAACCCCCTAGTTGTGGAGGTCTATTTGGGGAGACCATGGCGCTCGTAG
- a CDS encoding branched-chain amino acid ABC transporter permease, translated as MIDVIPYFLNGLIVGSIYGLITIGLSFIFGVLKIVNVAHGSFVMLGAYVAYFSFILWAIPPLLSVFTGFFVGGTLGLLVYYGVIRPLRKVGEMHVLVALFALGSLIAEVARIMWGPNVVGFTWDVGSFSVSGYMVQLSQLAGSLAALIIAVSLQMVLYKTYFGRAVRAIVQDPVGAQVVGINVERIYAVSAAIGVALTTAGGVLLTLFIPVGINPYMGDPYTLMAFVIAVMGGLESTLGAYVAGLIFGEIISLGYPLFSRLGFAGPYQMSLFTGFVILIMFLLFRPSGLFKS; from the coding sequence ATGATTGATGTAATTCCATATTTTTTAAACGGGCTTATAGTCGGTTCCATTTATGGCTTGATAACCATAGGTCTCAGCTTCATTTTCGGAGTCCTGAAGATAGTTAACGTGGCCCACGGCTCCTTCGTTATGTTGGGCGCATATGTGGCGTATTTCTCCTTCATTCTCTGGGCAATTCCGCCCCTCCTCTCAGTTTTCACCGGTTTCTTCGTCGGGGGAACGCTAGGTCTTTTAGTCTATTACGGGGTCATTAGGCCGCTACGTAAAGTTGGAGAAATGCATGTACTAGTGGCCTTGTTCGCGCTGGGCTCCCTCATCGCCGAGGTGGCCCGTATAATGTGGGGGCCCAACGTTGTGGGCTTCACTTGGGACGTGGGGTCGTTCTCCGTCTCGGGCTATATGGTGCAGTTGTCGCAATTGGCAGGTTCGCTTGCTGCGTTGATAATAGCAGTCTCTCTACAGATGGTTCTCTACAAGACCTACTTCGGGCGGGCCGTGAGAGCCATAGTCCAAGACCCCGTGGGAGCTCAAGTCGTGGGCATTAACGTTGAGAGGATCTACGCCGTAAGCGCCGCGATAGGCGTCGCGCTCACCACAGCCGGCGGAGTGCTACTCACCCTCTTTATACCCGTGGGCATAAATCCGTATATGGGCGATCCTTACACACTAATGGCCTTCGTCATCGCCGTAATGGGCGGTCTCGAGTCGACTTTGGGCGCCTATGTGGCTGGGCTCATCTTCGGTGAAATAATATCATTGGGTTACCCGCTCTTCAGCAGGCTCGGCTTCGCCGGCCCCTACCAGATGTCCTTATTCACGGGCTTTGTTATATTGATCATGTTCTTGCTCTTTAGACCTTCCGGCTTGTTTAAATCATGA
- a CDS encoding metal ABC transporter ATP-binding protein, whose amino-acid sequence MLTVEGLEVRLGSKVVLEGVTFTAGRGLLLIAGPNGAGKSTLFKAVLNLLPYRGKICVDGVCGPERVRHIGYVPQRIQIEAPATVWEFVYIPTRLRGARDAAERAREALKLAGISELRDRPVAALSGGQLQRAAVARALATGGEVLLLDEPLSNIDPQGRIEILSLLSELKRERVVLMTSHELTLPSDLADRVLLLNRRVVAFGAPGEVLREEVLRRIYRYVRIARTPEGLVCATEDYGAH is encoded by the coding sequence ATGTTGACCGTGGAGGGGCTTGAAGTCAGACTGGGGAGTAAAGTCGTTCTTGAGGGAGTTACATTCACAGCTGGCAGAGGGCTTCTGTTAATCGCCGGGCCCAACGGGGCGGGGAAGAGCACGTTGTTCAAGGCGGTGTTGAACTTGCTACCCTATAGGGGCAAGATCTGCGTCGACGGCGTCTGCGGGCCCGAGCGCGTGAGGCACATAGGATATGTGCCTCAGAGGATCCAGATCGAGGCGCCGGCCACAGTGTGGGAGTTCGTGTATATCCCAACGCGGCTGAGGGGGGCCAGAGATGCCGCAGAGAGGGCGAGGGAGGCCTTGAAGCTCGCCGGCATTTCCGAGCTGAGGGATCGGCCCGTCGCCGCCCTTTCTGGGGGACAGCTTCAAAGGGCCGCAGTGGCGCGCGCCTTGGCCACCGGCGGTGAAGTGCTGCTTCTTGACGAGCCGCTTTCCAATATAGATCCTCAAGGCAGAATAGAGATCTTGTCGTTGTTGAGCGAACTGAAGAGGGAGAGAGTCGTCCTAATGACGTCCCACGAACTCACGCTTCCGTCGGACCTCGCCGATAGAGTCCTCCTCTTAAATAGGAGGGTTGTTGCGTTCGGAGCCCCGGGGGAGGTGCTCAGAGAGGAGGTATTGAGGAGGATATACAGATATGTGAGAATAGCCAGAACTCCAGAGGGCCTCGTCTGCGCCACTGAGGACTATGGGGCGCATTGA
- a CDS encoding ABC transporter ATP-binding protein has protein sequence MALVVDGLTSGYGKLQVLFGVSFKAEERSITALIGPNGAGKTTTLNSIMGIVRAWSGSVMYRGADITRIPPYRKVEMGLAMVPEGRRIFVNMSVEENLIMGAYVKRAREKLDDSLDYVYSLFPRLRERKRQKAGTLSGGEQQMLAIARALVSRPHVLLIDEPSAGLAPKIVADIFGVFKQIKSDTAIVLVEQNVAAALETADYGYVIENGRVVMSGTSEELLRSNHVKRAYLGV, from the coding sequence ATGGCGCTCGTAGTAGATGGCTTGACGTCGGGGTACGGCAAGCTGCAGGTATTATTCGGAGTCTCGTTTAAGGCAGAGGAGAGATCGATCACTGCGCTTATAGGGCCCAACGGTGCCGGCAAAACGACCACGCTTAACTCCATAATGGGAATAGTGAGGGCATGGTCGGGCTCTGTGATGTATAGGGGGGCCGATATCACGAGGATCCCGCCTTATAGAAAGGTTGAGATGGGACTCGCCATGGTGCCAGAGGGGAGAAGGATCTTTGTAAACATGAGCGTTGAGGAGAACTTGATTATGGGGGCCTACGTTAAAAGGGCTCGCGAGAAGCTCGACGATTCTCTGGACTACGTATACTCTCTTTTCCCGCGGCTGAGGGAGAGGAAGAGGCAGAAGGCGGGCACCTTAAGCGGAGGAGAACAACAGATGCTGGCTATAGCCAGGGCGTTGGTATCAAGGCCCCACGTTCTACTAATCGACGAGCCCTCAGCTGGCCTGGCGCCTAAAATCGTCGCAGACATCTTTGGAGTATTTAAACAGATCAAAAGCGATACGGCTATTGTGTTGGTGGAGCAAAACGTGGCCGCCGCATTGGAGACAGCGGACTACGGCTATGTCATTGAGAACGGAAGAGTTGTTATGTCGGGCACATCAGAGGAACTCCTCAGATCCAACCACGTGAAAAGGGCTTATCTCGGCGTTTGA
- the hypE gene encoding hydrogenase expression/formation protein HypE, translated as MSVVKLSHGSGGVETSEIVERLFISKLADSLKRVEGGVGLDFPDDAAAIPMGDGSYLVVTVDSYTVNPPFFPGGDIGVLAASGSINDVLMMGGRPLAMLDAVIAEEGLPMETLERITNSFLSVLRSEGVALIGGDFKVMPKGQLDKVVITTVGIGVAKRPIVDKPRDGDKIIVSDYVGDHGAVILMMQMGDVEKPEELKLRSDVKPLTKLMLPLLDRYGDYIHAARDPTRGGLSMVLNDWAKAGGGVIVVEEDAVPVRPEVASYANMLGIDPLHLASEGVAVLAVDPTVADEVVKLARSLGFSNARVIGEFKSAERHKGYALLKTSVGGLRILEPPRGELVPRIC; from the coding sequence ATGTCTGTAGTCAAGCTGTCCCACGGCTCTGGAGGCGTCGAGACGTCCGAGATTGTGGAGCGGCTCTTCATATCTAAGCTCGCCGATTCGCTGAAGAGGGTCGAGGGCGGAGTCGGCCTGGACTTCCCCGACGACGCGGCGGCGATACCGATGGGCGATGGCTCGTACCTAGTGGTCACCGTGGACTCCTACACGGTGAATCCTCCCTTCTTTCCAGGCGGAGATATAGGCGTATTAGCGGCCTCCGGGTCTATAAACGATGTCCTCATGATGGGCGGGAGACCTCTGGCCATGTTGGACGCCGTAATAGCCGAGGAGGGGCTCCCCATGGAGACTCTGGAGAGGATCACCAACTCCTTTCTCTCTGTGCTGAGGTCTGAGGGGGTCGCCCTGATAGGAGGAGATTTCAAAGTGATGCCCAAGGGGCAGTTGGACAAAGTGGTGATCACCACAGTGGGGATCGGAGTGGCCAAGAGGCCCATAGTGGACAAGCCGAGGGACGGCGACAAGATTATCGTCAGCGACTACGTGGGCGACCACGGCGCAGTGATATTGATGATGCAGATGGGGGACGTGGAGAAGCCCGAGGAGCTCAAGCTGAGGAGCGACGTGAAGCCTTTGACGAAGCTCATGTTGCCCCTCTTGGACAGATACGGAGACTATATCCACGCCGCCCGGGACCCCACTCGCGGCGGACTCTCCATGGTGTTAAACGACTGGGCTAAGGCTGGCGGCGGCGTGATCGTCGTTGAGGAGGACGCAGTGCCCGTAAGGCCCGAGGTGGCGTCCTACGCAAACATGTTGGGCATAGACCCGCTCCATCTGGCCAGCGAGGGCGTCGCCGTGCTCGCCGTGGACCCGACTGTGGCCGACGAAGTGGTCAAGTTGGCCAGATCTCTGGGCTTCTCCAACGCCAGAGTCATAGGCGAGTTCAAATCGGCCGAGAGACACAAGGGATACGCCTTGTTGAAGACGTCGGTGGGAGGACTGAGGATATTGGAGCCGCCCAGAGGCGAGCTCGTGCCCAGGATCTGTTAG
- a CDS encoding metal ABC transporter solute-binding protein, Zn/Mn family yields the protein MIARVVVLGLALLAIAAWATTIVVTFPAYDLYLKEAFPQANVVLLTKGVSDPHEYQLTPSDVQMLLSLGPNDVIVTSLHAQFELRILQMAQSGEIKAKVVVVPQIAQYLTFDGRLVRGNWSEGGVNEHEHGLYVPNAIRIIEAVANATGLSPNQTYLEQLLELNRTYCCKFSGRAVAVTPAAEYILYWLGYRDIVVLIKEEGVPPTPQDLQRAAEYMEEGAPALAVGVSGETLRIAQSLEDKLREMGVSNPHIITAVFNGSYIGTMEQVVEQISQRTQTAQPAQAGSAPGYLLLIIAVTVAVAAAAIAVFKFRRASVH from the coding sequence GTGATCGCGCGGGTCGTAGTCCTCGGGCTTGCCCTGTTGGCGATAGCTGCGTGGGCGACTACGATAGTCGTCACCTTCCCCGCCTACGATCTATACCTCAAGGAGGCGTTCCCTCAAGCCAACGTTGTGTTGTTGACTAAGGGCGTGTCCGACCCCCACGAATATCAGCTGACCCCCAGCGATGTGCAAATGCTCTTATCTCTGGGGCCCAACGATGTCATCGTCACGTCTCTACACGCACAGTTCGAGCTCAGAATATTGCAGATGGCACAATCCGGCGAGATCAAGGCCAAGGTCGTTGTGGTTCCCCAGATCGCCCAGTATCTCACTTTCGACGGACGGCTCGTCCGGGGTAATTGGAGCGAGGGGGGCGTCAACGAGCACGAGCACGGCCTTTATGTCCCCAACGCCATACGTATAATCGAGGCTGTGGCCAACGCAACTGGGCTGTCGCCCAACCAGACCTACCTGGAACAGCTCTTGGAGCTCAACAGGACCTACTGTTGTAAATTCAGCGGGAGGGCGGTCGCCGTGACGCCCGCAGCCGAGTATATACTCTACTGGCTAGGCTATAGAGATATTGTAGTATTGATAAAAGAGGAGGGGGTGCCGCCCACTCCGCAAGATCTTCAGAGGGCGGCTGAGTACATGGAGGAGGGAGCCCCCGCTTTAGCCGTTGGAGTAAGCGGCGAGACTCTTAGGATCGCCCAGAGCCTTGAGGACAAACTGAGGGAGATGGGAGTCTCCAACCCCCACATAATCACCGCTGTGTTTAACGGTAGCTATATTGGGACTATGGAGCAAGTGGTCGAGCAAATATCTCAACGGACGCAGACGGCTCAGCCGGCGCAGGCGGGATCGGCGCCAGGCTATCTACTGCTCATTATCGCTGTAACGGTAGCTGTGGCGGCTGCGGCGATAGCCGTATTTAAGTTCAGACGGGCCTCTGTGCACTGA